Proteins from a single region of Streptococcus mitis:
- a CDS encoding nucleotidyltransferase family protein: protein MNTMKNKQEILEAFRKNPDMMAILTIIRDLGLKDSWLAAGSVRNFIWNLLSDKSPFDCETDVDVIFFDPDISYEETLSLEKKLRKDFPQYQWELKNQVYMHQHSPHTAPYSSSCDAMSKYPERCTAVGLRLNEESDFELYEPYGLEDILNFQVRPTPHFLENEDRMELYRTRLSKKNWQEKWKNLIFKNT, encoded by the coding sequence ATGAATACAATGAAAAATAAGCAAGAAATTCTAGAGGCTTTTAGAAAAAATCCAGATATGATGGCTATTCTGACGATTATACGAGACCTTGGTTTGAAAGATTCTTGGTTGGCAGCAGGTTCTGTCAGAAATTTCATCTGGAATCTCTTGTCAGATAAATCACCTTTTGACTGTGAAACAGATGTAGATGTAATTTTCTTTGATCCAGATATTTCTTATGAGGAAACCTTGTCCCTAGAGAAAAAGCTGAGAAAGGACTTTCCTCAGTACCAGTGGGAATTGAAAAATCAAGTCTATATGCACCAGCATAGTCCTCATACTGCTCCCTATAGCAGCTCTTGTGATGCTATGAGTAAGTATCCAGAACGGTGTACGGCAGTTGGACTGCGCTTGAATGAAGAATCCGATTTTGAACTCTATGAGCCTTATGGTTTGGAGGATATTTTGAATTTTCAAGTTCGTCCAACTCCTCATTTTTTAGAGAATGAAGACCGAATGGAACTTTATCGAACACGTCTATCCAAGAAAAATTGGCAGGAGAAATGGAAAAATTTGATTTTTAAAAATACTTAA
- the ruvB gene encoding Holliday junction branch migration DNA helicase RuvB: MSRILDNEIMGDEELVERTLRPQYLREYIGQDKVKDQLQIFIEAAKMRDEALDHVLLFGPPGLGKTTMAFVIANELGVNLKQTSGPVIEKAGDLVAILNDLEPGDVLFIDEIHRLPMSVEEVLYSAMEDFYIDIMIGAGEGSRSVHLELPPFTLIGATTRAGMLSNPLRARFGITGHMEYYAHADLTEIVERTADIFEMEITHEAASELALRSRGTPRIANRLLKRVRDFAQIMGDGVIDDLITDKALTMLDVDHEGLDYVDQKILRTMIEMYSGGPVGLGTLSVNIAEERETVEDMYEPYLIQKGFIMRTRSGRVATAKAYEHLGYEYNEK; this comes from the coding sequence ATGAGTAGAATTTTAGATAATGAGATAATGGGGGATGAGGAGTTAGTGGAACGCACGCTCCGTCCTCAGTATTTACGTGAATATATTGGGCAGGATAAAGTCAAGGACCAGCTCCAAATCTTTATCGAAGCTGCTAAAATGAGAGATGAAGCGCTGGATCATGTGCTCTTATTTGGGCCTCCAGGCTTGGGAAAAACGACCATGGCTTTTGTTATTGCCAACGAACTAGGTGTCAATCTCAAGCAGACGTCTGGGCCTGTCATTGAAAAAGCCGGAGATCTGGTAGCGATTTTGAATGACTTAGAGCCTGGGGATGTTCTCTTTATTGATGAGATTCATCGTTTGCCAATGTCAGTGGAAGAGGTGCTTTATAGTGCCATGGAGGACTTTTACATTGATATTATGATTGGGGCTGGTGAAGGCAGTCGCAGTGTTCATTTGGAGTTGCCACCTTTTACCTTGATTGGTGCGACGACTCGGGCTGGTATGCTCTCAAATCCGCTACGGGCACGTTTTGGGATTACGGGGCATATGGAGTATTATGCTCATGCTGACTTGACAGAAATTGTTGAGCGGACGGCAGATATTTTTGAGATGGAAATCACTCATGAGGCCGCATCTGAGTTGGCATTGCGTAGTCGTGGGACCCCTCGTATTGCCAATCGTCTCCTCAAGCGCGTGCGCGATTTTGCCCAGATTATGGGGGATGGGGTTATTGATGATCTTATTACCGATAAGGCTTTGACTATGCTGGATGTTGACCATGAAGGTTTGGACTATGTGGATCAAAAAATCCTTCGCACCATGATTGAGATGTACAGTGGTGGTCCTGTTGGTCTAGGAACTCTTTCTGTTAACATAGCAGAAGAGCGTGAGACAGTTGAAGACATGTATGAGCCCTACTTGATTCAAAAAGGTTTTATCATGCGGACACGTTCTGGACGGGTGGCGACTGCTAAGGCATATGAGCATTTAGGTTATGAATACAATGAAAAATAA
- a CDS encoding type I toxin-antitoxin system Fst family toxin translates to MMELVLKTIIGPIVVGVVLRLVDKWLNKDK, encoded by the coding sequence ATGATGGAATTAGTACTCAAAACTATCATCGGACCAATTGTGGTCGGTGTCGTTCTTCGATTAGTCGATAAATGGCTAAACAAGGACAAATAG
- a CDS encoding isoprenyl transferase, translating to MFGFFKKDKAVEVEVPTQVPAHIGIIMDGNGRWAKKRMQPRVFGHKAGMEALQTVTKAANKLGVKVITVYAFSTENWTRPDQEVKFIMNLPVEFYDNYVPELHANNVKIQMIGETDRLPKQTFEALTKAEELTKNNTGLILNFALNYGGRAEITQALKLISQDVLDAKINPGDITEELIGNYLFTQHLPKELRDPDLIIRTSGELRLSNFLPWQGAYSELYFTDTLWPDFDEIALQEAILAYNRRHRRFGGV from the coding sequence ATGTTTGGATTTTTTAAGAAAGATAAGGCTGTGGAAGTTGAGGTTCCGACACAGGTTCCTGCTCATATCGGCATCATCATGGATGGGAATGGCCGTTGGGCTAAAAAACGTATGCAACCGCGAGTCTTCGGACACAAGGCGGGCATGGAAGCATTGCAAACTGTGACCAAGGCAGCCAACAAACTAGGCGTTAAGGTTATTACAGTCTATGCTTTTTCTACAGAAAACTGGACCCGCCCAGATCAGGAAGTCAAGTTTATCATGAACTTGCCAGTAGAGTTTTATGATAATTATGTCCCGGAATTGCATGCTAATAATGTTAAGATTCAAATGATTGGGGAAACGGACCGCCTACCTAAGCAAACCTTTGAAGCTCTGACCAAGGCTGAGGAATTGACTAAGAACAACACAGGTTTGATTCTTAATTTTGCCCTCAACTATGGTGGACGTGCGGAGATTACACAGGCTCTTAAGTTGATTTCTCAGGATGTTTTAGATGCCAAAATCAATCCTGGTGACATTACAGAGGAATTGATTGGCAACTATCTCTTTACCCAGCATTTGCCTAAGGAGTTACGAGACCCAGACTTGATTATCCGTACTAGTGGAGAATTGCGTTTGAGCAATTTCCTTCCATGGCAGGGAGCCTATAGTGAGCTCTATTTTACGGACACCTTGTGGCCTGATTTTGACGAGATAGCCTTGCAGGAAGCCATTCTTGCCTACAATCGTCGTCATCGCCGATTTGGAGGAGTTTAG